CTGCTGTCCGGTGTCGCATTCCGTCTGCTCAAGGACTACACACGCCAACGACGCGAGGGTCGCGACCCCGTCTTCACGAGGGATCGGCTCCCGGGGGTCCGCGGTATCGAGCTGTGGGAGGACGAGCTGAGCGTCACGGGTCCGCTCGACATCGTCGTCAAGCGACGCCAGAGCGAGAAGCACCGCGATCACCTGCACGGCCGCGAAGGATGATCGGCGGGGCGCCCGCCTGTTCTAGAGTCCAGGAGTGACCGACGCCGTCAAGGATGCCGCGCGAACCGCTGAATCGAGCGTCGCCTTCCGCGTACTCGCCCGCAGCGGCTTCGCTGCGAACGGTCTGGTGCACCTCCTCCTCGGCACGATCGTGATCGCCGTCGCCCTCGGTGCGGAGGGGAACGCGGATCAAGCCGGCGCATTCACCGCGATCGCGAGAGCACCCCTGGGGTTCGCTGCGCTCTGGCTCCTCGCGATCGGTCTGGTGGCACTCGGCCTGTGGCACGCGGCGGAAGCGATCCTCGCGCGCGCTCCGGGGAAGGACATCACGGCGGATGCCCGAAAGTGGGGCCTTCGCATCTCGGAAGGGGGTCAGGCGCTCATCTTCGCCACCCTCGGCATCCTCTCCGCGGCGGTCGCGCTGGGGGCGCGGCCGAACGGCGAGGAGGCCGCGGAGGGAGCGAGCCGCGGGATCCTCACGGTGTTCGGCGGCTCCATCGTGCTCGGACTCGTCGGACTCGGGATCGGAATCGGGGGGATCTCCTTCATCGTCATGGGCTTTCTCCGCAGCTTCCACAAGAAGGTCGACATCCCACCTGGACCTTTCGGAAAGGGCATCACGGTGCTCGGTGTCGTCGGCTTCATCGCCAAGGGGATCGCGCTCGTGATCGTCGGCATCCTCCTCGGCGTCGCTGCCGTCACGCTGGATCCCGAGACCGCGGGCGGGATCGACGGTGCCGTGCAGGCCCTCCTCGCACTCACTTACGGTCCGTGGCTCGCGGGCGCGGTCGGCGCAGGCTTCGTCGCCTACGCGGTGTTCTGCCTCTTCCGCGCCCGCTACGCGCGGATGTGAGGCGAGCCCTTCGCCGTCCGCTTCGTAGGCCGCGGCATCCCCTGTGTCAATCCCCTGCCGTGAGAACGATGCCGGGCGCACAGTCGTGACATGAGCGAGAACCGACCGAATGAGATCACCGGGCCCGAGACGAGAGCGCGCGTCA
This genomic stretch from Microbacterium sp. SLBN-146 harbors:
- a CDS encoding DUF1206 domain-containing protein, yielding MTDAVKDAARTAESSVAFRVLARSGFAANGLVHLLLGTIVIAVALGAEGNADQAGAFTAIARAPLGFAALWLLAIGLVALGLWHAAEAILARAPGKDITADARKWGLRISEGGQALIFATLGILSAAVALGARPNGEEAAEGASRGILTVFGGSIVLGLVGLGIGIGGISFIVMGFLRSFHKKVDIPPGPFGKGITVLGVVGFIAKGIALVIVGILLGVAAVTLDPETAGGIDGAVQALLALTYGPWLAGAVGAGFVAYAVFCLFRARYARM